The segment GTTCTACGGCTCGCTCATCGAGTTCATCACGTCGGGTCCGCTGGTCGCGGCCGTCGTGGAGGGCCCGCGCGCCATCGCTGCGTTCCGTCAGCTCGCCGGCGGCACCGATCCCGTCGAGAAGGCCACGCCGGGAACCGTGCGCGGCGACTTCGCCCTCGAGACCCAGTACAACATCGTCCACGGGTCGGACTCGCCCGAGTCCGCGGCCCGTGAGATCGCACTCTGGTTTCCCGCTCTGAACTCCTGATTTCCGTTCCGCAACGCGGCGCGCAAGAGCCATTTCTCCACTCGTGTGCGGGCAGACGCCCGTGATGTGGGATACTTGCCTAGTCGTCGGCATCACGCTTTGGTGCTGACGGCCGACGCACAGCCAGTTTTGAGGTACCCGGTTCCGTCTGACTCCCACAGGGGTCCGGCTGTGGCCCGAGGCCTGCGTCAAGCAAGGCGTCATGACGACGCGAAGACCACATAACACCCGGTCGTCCAGACCGGCACACA is part of the Gordonia phthalatica genome and harbors:
- the ndk gene encoding nucleoside-diphosphate kinase encodes the protein MTEQTLVLIKPDGVQRGLVGEVIARIERKGLTLAALELRTVTEEVAGQHYAEHAERPFYGSLIEFITSGPLVAAVVEGPRAIAAFRQLAGGTDPVEKATPGTVRGDFALETQYNIVHGSDSPESAAREIALWFPALNS